Genomic DNA from Budorcas taxicolor isolate Tak-1 chromosome 5, Takin1.1, whole genome shotgun sequence:
aagcagggtgacaatatacagccttgacatactcctttccctatttggaaccagtctgttgttccatgtccagttctaactgttgcttcctggcctgcatacagattgctcaagaggcaggtcaggtggtctgatgttcccatctcgttaagaattttccagagttgtgGTCCACAAAGTCAAAGCCTTTTTAGATTCAATAGTGTGATTAAAATACCTGCCAGCCTTAGCTTCGTCCCTTCCTCCTGGACCTGCTTCTTCTAATTTTTGCCTTCAGAGTGTCAGCCAATTGGAGTAGACTCTGCCCGGCACTTTTCTTGGTTCTTTGTTTAATGGGTTATGGATCTTTAGGAATTTGTATGTTTGAATCAATTTATTTCTCTCAAAGAGAAGGACATGTAACAAGAATATTAATCTGAAAAAGTCTAGAGTTTGATGGAAAATGTATGGTTGTTCCAAGCAAATTTTGATTTATGCAGTAATATAATTTCCATATAGTGTTTTCTTCTTCATAGTGAACGTCAGTGGCCTTTAAATTTCAATAATAGTTTTGGGGAGGTACAACTCATGATCATTAAAATGTTGTTCATTCATGGAAGGTCTCATACTTAAATTGGTATGTAGTTAATGTTAGCTTTAAACtgtcaactccagaaaaatgaagtagGTGGAACAGAATAGCTTAGTTTGGTAAGAAAGGTAGGAAAGTACATGTAACAGGTTTTTAGAATCTTTAAGAGATAAGTATAGGCCTCTGcagaataaattttaataacaGGGTCAGCAAAGTATAATTCTAATAAGTTCATTAATCAAGTGAGTGATGAAATATAACTTGGTGAATTGACAGATCTTTTTTCCAGCAAAAGAAACGTTTATATTTGTCACGTAACAATAAGAACTGGCTTTGCTAACTTACATTGACTTTATTCTGAATTACATAAGAAACTAATAAATGTACAGAGATGAGGTGGTAAAGCAGCCACTACCGGTGTACTGCGGCTCTGCACAGTAAAATCAGCAGGAGCtctctgaattttaaaacataaaccaACTCAAAAGTTATCTTACTTGTGTATCTCTACAGAAGTTATTTTATTCAACTAATTTAACAGTTTTAGCTCTTTCATGTTTCTTCCCCTTTTCCAGATTTTAAGATAGAAATAtatatctttgtatttttgtacCTTCCACCTCTTGTAGATCTGTGTCAGGGACAGTAATCCCAAAGTCTCTGACGGGAGATGTGCCCTCTATTTaaatcccttccctcttcctAAGTGGAAGCGTGGTGGCTTCTTTATTGTTGTCTTTCTCATTACTCCTTGTGCCTTATGCAGCAAGCTTTGGCCTCCCTGTGGGAACCAGAGCTGGGTGCTGTGGAAGTGGCTGGCCTGGCCTGCTGGGATCTACCACCCAGGGAGCAGTCATCGCCTCCCTCCTGTTTGTGCTAAAATGTTGATGGTGAAGGATACAGTGGACTTAGACAAACACTTTATCATTAGATCTTTGAGGAGGAAAGAAACTGGAGGTATATTTTTCTAATGAGAAGCCACTAGAGGCTGCTGCTCCGCGTTCCCAGGAGATGAGGTGTGAAtgcttattttgcatttttgaatAGAAACGCATCTAATCTCATGCCCTTGACCGAAGAACAGTGCTTCTGTTTTCTTGGAAGACTGTCTTCTCTGACACTGCAAATAGCTCTGAGCATGGTGAGGAAGGAAAGGCCCTTTGGACCTGGACCAGGTTGCACAGCTGAATCTGCCTGgtaatggggtgggaggtggggagaggggggtgACTTGTCCAGGACTCAGCCTGCGCTCTGCTCTTCTGAAAGCTCCAAGATGAGACTGTGATAAGAGAAAAATTACATGAGCTCAGTTATGTAAACTGGAGGAATTGGTCCCTTCTGGAAGATTTACTGGCTTTGTATTTTCTTTAGATATATCTGTTTGAATTCTCTTGTGCTCAAGAATTAAatgtaccttttaaaaaattgagcatTTGTGAAGTTGTAGGATCCCATTGTCCTTCGAGAGAAAGCACAATTATTGGTTTGTACTTGGGGGCTTGCAGAGTTTCTAGATGCCTGTATTCTCCTCCCGTGCTCAGCTGGCGGTTCACATACAGTGTGTCTGTGCTGCTGTGAGTTCCCGTGTAGCCCTGGGCAGGTCGTCCATCCATCCTTTGTTTCCCTGTGTATATACTGGAAGGAGTTTGGGCCCCTTCAGGGTATTTGAGGTATAAGTGAGCAGGTGCAGTCAAGATGAAAGGATGCCAGTAGCTCTGTTAGTCTGAATACTGTTGTTGAACCTAGGGGTGTATAGTAGTGGGGGGTGGTTCAGGAGCATGAGAGAATTGGCTTAAGACCCAGTTGCCAGGATGGGCATAAGGGTGCACCCAGGTGAAGTACAGTCCTTGCCTAGGTAGCTGGAATCAGCATTGCAGAGGCTCAGCATTAGGTTACAGCTGGTTGACCAGGCCAGTGGAATCGGGAGGCCTGGGGGAAGTGCTAGGCTGTGCCAGTGGGTGGGCTGTTTAGGAACAGGGAGTGTGCAGGTGGTATATGGGAATGCAGGAAGGTGGGGGATTTGGGGCATTACTGGAAAGCAGGGCAGCCCTAGAGAACTAGGGTTCCGGGGATGTAACCCCCACAGTCCAACAGGAGTCTGGTTACCAACAGCAGCATGTAAAGTAGGAATTTGGATTTTGTGAGACTGCAACTCAATTCTCAGAATGAAATGCAAGACCAGGACCATAGGAGCAGCTAGAGTATCTTGATGCTGAATCCCAAAGTAGTGGGTTgcagcttttttcatttcttctgcctGAGCATAACCACACTAGAGATTGGTGCCTGCCTACTGTACCCGAGGATGAAGGGACTTTGGTAGAGAAAAGGGGTTTGATGAGTTTGGAAATCACATGGGGCCTAACAGTTACAAAGCTTATCCCTAACAATAGAATTAGTGTTGAATTAGGTCTAATCACTGAATTTCTAAgtaatttttttgtacagttactTAGTCCCAATTGTGTCTTCTTTTCAAATATGGTATCTCTTGTAGGATTGGCAGAGCAATATCCACTTAGTACTGCTACCACTGTAAAATTTCAGAGTGAATTCTGCCTTAGATCTTGTTCCTCCCTGGGGGTATTATTGGCATGCTGTGCTGGACAGCTCCTACTTGTAAGGAACAAAGGTGGAGGATAGTTAGCGTCACTGGACATCCctgtgtcagtcagttcagtctctcagacacgtccaactatttgagaccccatggattgcagcacaccaggcttctctgtccatcaccaactcccggagcttgctcagactcatggccatcacgttggtgatgccatccaactatctcatcctctgtcatccccttctcctcctgccttcaatctttcccagtatcagggtcttttccaaggagttagttctttgcatcaggtggccagagtattggagtttcggcttcagcatcagtccttccaatgagtattcaggactgctttccttcagaatggattggttggatctccttgcaatccaagggactgtcaagagtcttctccaacaccacagttcaaaagcatcaattctttgatgctcagctttctttatagtccaactctcacatccatacatgactcctggaaaaaccatagctttgactagatggacctttgttggcaaagtaatgtctctgctttttaatatggaatCTAGGTTggccatggcttttcttccaaggagtaagcatcttttaattttatggctgcaatcaccatctgcagtgatttgggagccccccaaaataaagtctgccactgtttccactgtttccccatctttttgtcatgaagtgatgggaccagatgccatgatcttacttttctgaatgttgagctttaagccaactttttcactctcctgttcgctttcatcaagaggctctttagttctttgctctctgccataagggtggtgtcatctgtatatctgaggttactgatatttctcctggcaatcttgattcctactTGCATCAGAGTGACAACCAAAACCGCTACCAATAAAACCACATCTGGGATTTGCTTAAAATATTCTAGTTAAAAAGAAGATGTGTTATGTAATGAGATTGGTTAAATGTTGGTAATTGTTAAATATGGATGATTGGCACATGGGAGTGAGTTAATACTATTCTGTTCCATTCCTTGTGGGGAAACAGTAAGTCCTGTCTCATATTTCCATGGTGGTGGATGAACATCAGATAGACAGGCTGGTCGAGGCTCTCTGTAACATCTGTTGGGCCCTAGCACCTAGTCCACCTGGCCTCATGACCACAGTGGCCTCCAaagtccccccaccccagctgaaCTCTTATCTGAAGGTTTGCTCCAGTGTTTCCAGACATTTTTGGCTCTGTGAATTGAATCCCTGCAATCTGCTCTCTGGGAGGCTACAAACCAGTGTCTGTGCTGTCATTCCCGCTTCCAGAGGCCGGCTGCTGGTACCCACAGAACTGATTCTAGTGCTTCTTTCCTGAGCCAAGCTACTTAACCCTGACTCTAAGACTCAGACTGCTCATTTCTGTGTCAGAGGCTTTCAGTTTGTGTTgactctcttcttcctccttgcaAACCGCAGCTTCCCCAGAACCTGCCTTCTTTTACCACCAGAGTAGATTTTACCTGTGTCCTATTTTTTCAGTCATTGTTGAAGTtgttaatgaatgaatgacaggATTTGTTTTTGTCCATTGAAATGCAATATTAGTGCCTTTGCTCAAAGAATTAATTTTATGATAGAATTTTAAGAATCTTCCTCTTTGGTGAGATAGGTGGTTTGGGAGATAATGAAGCAGACTCTTAAACTTCTGTCTGGACCAGGGATCGGCACACTTCTGTAAAGAgccacatagtaaatattttaggctttgtgcgCCTTGTGGCCTACCTATGTCAGAACTGCTCAGCTATGGAAGTAAATGATCGTGGCTGGATTTTAGTAAAGCTTCATGTATAGAGGGGGTGGTGGCTGAATTTCACTGGTGGGGCCTTAATTTGCCAGTCTCTGGTCCAGACACTGTTTCCAGCTTATTAGTACTCCAAACCTGGCTACATCAGAATCCCTTGGAGATGGATATACATCCTAAATCCTAGGTCTTTTACTTACGCATCCCATTGACCCAGCAGTCAGTGTTCATAGTCCAAGGTAAAATTCCTGTTTGTTtctagataaagaagaaaaaagtttggGTATAGTTATTTTAGTCTTAAAAATTTCCAGGATTTTTACACTAATTAATTGTTGGGTAGttttctaaatggaaaaaatacttgaaaaggtTGTTTATGTGCTTGAAATGAAGGCCTTGCTATTCAGACCAGTTCCCGGGGACTGACACTTGTCAGGCGGTTGAGAAGCTGAGCACAGTGTCTGTCTTTCTCGTGCAGTTAAGCATGACTGGGAGAGAATGACAGAGGCGGTCCAGAACCACATTGGCTCTCTCAACTGGGGCTACCGCGTGGCCCTGCGGGAGAAAAAGGTCACCTACGAGAACTCGTATGGGGAGTTTGTGGGGCCTCACAGGATTAAGGTAAGCGTGTGACTGTCTAAGAAGGCTTTTTCGTTTTGTATCTTTAAGCTTTTGTTGGGGGGGAAGTAGGGAGTGAAGGTGATTATCCTAGGAAAACATTAGTGACCCAGACCATCCAGTTGGGTGATTTTGCGGTTACTTCCTAGGGACTTTCTCTTGTGGTGCAGTGAAGGATAAGAGGACTGGGTTTGGGGCCAGATTAGCAGGATTTGAATCTTGGCTCTATGTCTGCTTCCTAGCATTGTGCCCTTGAGCAACCTCTCACTGCATTAGCAAATTTTTATGAAGATCAAATTGGTCACTGTAGTAAACAGCCTTTTTAATTACAGTGTTGACAATTCTAAAGGATAATAACTTATTAAAAATTGATATATTGGTTCCTTTTTAGGCAACAAATAATAAAGGCAAAGAGAAGATTTACTCAGCAGAGAGATTTCTCATTGCCACTGGTGAAAGGCCGCGTTATTTGGGTATCCCTGGTGACAAAGAATACTGTATCAGCAGGTAAGGACAaattgggggagaaaagaggatttctgcttgttcttttttcttgaaaTCCATTTAATCCTCTTCCTAGAACTTAAGTTTTTCACCATGTTTTTGCCCAAGGGAACAGGGaattaggaaaaagagaaaggaaaaaaaattttaaaccagaGAACATTTACAAAATTCAGGATTATAAACATTGGTCATCTTATCTCTCATATGTAGATTATGCTTGCagtatttatatttgaaatttatatgtatgtgagtgtgtctTTTAAATGTATACTATGTAAAACCCAGATGGATATTTAcagatattttggaaaataattgatACATATgtctgtacctttttttttttacaaaattagaaTTATATATTACCCTTTatgttggagaaggtgatggcaccccactccagtactctcgcctggaaaatcccatggacagaggaacctggtaggctgcagtccatggggtcgcgaagagttggacacgactgagcgacttcacttttacttttcactttcatgcattggagaaggaaatggcaacccactccagtgttcttgcctggagaatcccagggacgggggagcctgatgggctgccatctatggggtcgcacagagttggacataactgaagcgacttagcattacCCTTTATGTAGATACTACACGACTTAGAGGATAACAGGCCATTTAGATTTCTCAACCCTAGTTTttccttagtctttcccatttgaaTGGGTGCAGTGTCAGTGCAGAGGGACCTTCTGAAATCAGTGAGTCAGGCAGGGTTTTGCTGTGTGTCTTATTTTTGCCCATCAAGTGGAAATACTGGTGACATTATTTTTCAGGAGTTTTGAATTATGATGTTATTAAGATAGATTATTGATAAATGTGTCTCCTTGGATGCTCTTTGCCCAGGAGTTTCTTACTTTCTGATTATGTTATAACTacttattttcagtctttttaccTTTGTAATAAGAGTTTGTCCTGTGAACCTTTGTCCGGGGGCAGCTCAGTTGGCATCTCTCGTTTACACTGTCTTAGATGAACTCCcgtgtcatattttaaaaaactagtctATCAACAATACTTTTAGGATCTCTTATGTCTGATGTCCTCCCCACTCTGCTAGAAGATTTTGTCAGGCTTTACTTTGAATGGTTTTTATATTACAAAACCCACACGTTGACAGCTTTtctccacctctctccccaccgtTGGTGATTGATGTGGTGGTTGAGGAAAAGTAACACAGGTTTTCCACCTCAGAGAGAGCTGGAGTGGTGGGACGAGGGTGGGGGTTTGGGTTTGCACGTGTGCAATTTTAAACATGTAAGTGGAGAATTACTCGATAGTTCAAAATAAACTTGTTTTAGTGGAAGTTGGACTAATGTCAGAGTTGCTATGGTTTGCTGTGCTCACCCATGGAAGCCTGAGCTGTTCCCACAGCAGTTGAGTGGTGAGAAGTGTCTAAGACCTTGtaaaaaattctcaaatattaTGTGTGTAGCTAATCGGGATGGTTTTAATCCTAAAAGTGTCTTGTtcttaagaaagtaaaaataccTACTTTAATTTGGGTTATTATACACATATGGACATTTgttctattcttttcttcctttaaaaaaaaaatttttttttttcagtgatgatCTTTTCTCTCTACCTTATTGCCCGGGTAAGACCCTGGTGGTCGGAGCATCCTATGTTGCTTTGGAATGTGCTGGATTTCTTGCTGGTATTGGTTTAGACGTCACTGTTATGGTACGATCCATTCTCCTAAGAGGATTTGACCAGGACATGGCCAACAAAATTGGTGAACATATGCAAGAACATGGTATCAAGTTCTTAAGACAGTTTGTACCAATAAAAGTAAGTGGGGTTGCCTGGAGGTTTGTTGATTCTATACTCAGATTAAAATGTGAGAGAGAGTTGGGGTGGGTGAGGGAAGAAGCCTCCTTTCAGCATTATGAACCATTGGGGATACTGTCATTCCTCAATTGTGTGATTTAGGTATATATACTGTTTCTACCTAATTAAATAGGTCCTACCACCTAAAtagctttgttcttattttcaggTTAATGATTTCCTCCCCCTTTCAACTTTAccaccttttcttctcttctgttgaaATGCTTTGCTTTATATGTtccattattttattatctttgacctgttatattaatacttatttttttctacataccaGTGATTTAAATAAGAGTTTGAGACtagactgacttttttttctttctttcaaagatgTTTCTCCTTAGTATACAGTATAGTCCACAGATGCCCTGTATTATTCTGGCTTCCCTGGAAATGATTATCGAATTTTGTTATGTTGGCTGGCCTTGTTTTGCTTATTTAAtcttcttttcagttcttttaaaaatgctgactAATGTGCCAAATTATATTTGGTACTTGTTAACCACAAATGTTCTGATACACAAGAGAGACAGGCTCAGTCACTTGACATGTCTCTAACAGATTCCTTGAGGGCAAGTAAGGATGACTATATTGTTAAAATTAAGGAATTTTAGTTGTAATATTGTTTAAATTAAGGAATTTTAGCTGTtgcttttaaaattgctttatgGGCTAGTAACTTGGGGTTTTTTTGTGCGAGTATGAATCTCTTGATGCTGGTAAGTAACAGTATAAGTGTGGGGAGTAGAAAGACCGGAGTTCAAATCCTGTTCTGCCAGTTTGTTGCCATGTGACTCTGGGAGAATGACTGCTCCAAGCCTTACTTTCTTTTGTGAAATGATAATTGATAACATCCATCTCATAGTTCTCATGAGAATTCTACTAGCATTAGGGCTGTGATTAGGAGAAACAGCTGTATATATATGCTGTACTGATAAAAAGTAGCATCTTCCTTTCTAATCTCTGAACATTTTGGATGTTGTGGGCCCTTTGAGAACATGGTGGACTATCCCTAGTGAAATAAGCCTGTGTCTGTGTACATAATATTCTGCTCAGTTTACCAGGGTGATTTAAAAGatgtgggctttcctgatggctcagacagtaaagaatcttcctgcaatgcaagagacccaggttcaatccctgggtcaggaagataccctagagaagagaatggctttccaccccagtattcttgcctgtagaattccatggacagggaagcctagaaggctatagtccatggggtcgcagacagtcggacatgactaagcaactaacttttaaaactcttttccCAGAGATTGTAGTGTGCTTTCTCTGGCTTTTTTCTTTGCTGATTTGctctctgaattttattttatttgtgaatTATTTGAAGGAAAGCCCCTCTAACAAACAGGAAGCAATGAGAAAGAagggaataaataaaagaatctcATGTCATTCTGAAGATGTTGATGTGAGGGAGATGGGACATAAAAGACCTTACAAGCCAGATTTCGTATTTTAACTTTGGGTTCATCAGATAGGAGAGGACATAATTATCCACCTTGATGTTGATATGTGTCTTTATTGTGGAGTAAAACCTTCTATCGCTTTCATAGGTCGAGCAAATTGAAGCAGGGACACCAGGCCGACTGCGAGTGGTAGCTAAGTCCACTAATGGTGACCAAACCATCGAAGGAGAGTACAATACGGTAAGGAATGGGCCTTGGTCATACTTCATTAGAAAGCAAATCGTATGCTTATGCTGTATTTGCTGGGTTGCTATTTCTAAACTGTTGGTTCTGTTCCTATTCTAAGACACCTTTATTACTTACGATATTATAATTTGTTTTGGTACAGGGATGGATTTAAACTTTTTATACTAtaacttaaatattatttatcaaaTGGTTATTGAAAAATATTAGCATGTCAAAATGAGCTAGAATTTCTCTGTCTCATGTTCTTGTATTTCCCCAGCCcaccactttaaaaaaacaacttcagTGGTAGGCTATGCTTTGTCTCTATACTTGGCTAAATTTACTAAGGAATTGTTAATTCCCTTTTTCTTAAGAAATGTGTACAGCTTCTTACTATATCATGTTTAGAAGatttaatttaaatgattttgaTTTGTTTAAACTCTTGGCATTATTTTCTTAATAGAATATTTCTTTCCAGGTCTGGAAAATGAATCAGATTGgcctaatggaaaaaaatctgatgaaATAACTCATGCACAGCCTTTTTATTGACAGTCACTATATATTAATGATTTTTCAGGTATTGCTGGCAATAGGAAGAGATGCTTGCACGAGAAAAATCGGCTTAGAAAACGTGGGagtaaagataaatgaaaagtaagaaaaaaattttaatatgttttattaaataCTATTTCAGTGATTTGTAAGTGGAGTTTAGTAGtggagttatttatttatttatttagtagttATTTATTTAGTACTGGAGTTTTAGGTGTTTgcttggtttctctttttttgggccatgcagcacgtgggatcttaattccctgaccagggatggaaccctggctCCCTGAAGTGGAAGCGTGGCGTCTTAACCACCgaaccgccagagaagtccttggagttttagattttttaagtTAGTTTTTACCACAGTTGGAGCATTCCCGTTTTAAGCTTAGAGGACTCTTCATTCACTGCTTATCACCGTCTttcctgtttgtctttttttttccccctttttcgaAATCTAAATGCGAGATATGCACtggctttcattttgtttctttaatgtgTTATGCACAGTAAAAGATCCAACTCCTCACTGCATTGCAGTTATGTGCTTTCAAAGCTTCACCGAATATGCAGATTTGAACCAGGTTGAAAGCTACCAAGTCTTAGAATCACTAGAGTGGTCACTACGTTTCTAGTGACAGCTGCAAATGTGAAAACTTTGCTGTTTTATTAGCTAAAATCCTTTGCACTGTACCACTGTTCTGGATAATTGAGACTCTGTTGTCTGCTTCTGGAAGGGGCATGGGATATTTTCCCAGTATCACCTTTCCTACATCCATTTGAAAACAAGTGCTGTGAAAGGCTAGGTGCCTTGGAAATTGAAAATAGAGAGTCCCCACTACCGCCCCCTacctcccttccctctttcaGGAGCAATAGTTATTCAGAAGAGATTTCTTAATCTTAATAtgaggatttttgttttattcttttcttccttgggTTGGAGAGACAAGGGAGTCAAGGAGGTCTGATAAGATTTCCTGGACCAAGTGTTCCACCATCTTGAAAACCTACTTGCCTGTGTGCACGTGGGACCAAggtttagattttatttaatattaatagctCACATTTATTCTGGGCTTACCAGGGTCCATGGACTGCTGTGCTAAATGTTTTGTACACATTtctcattcagtcctcacaacCCCTTTAGGTAgatgataatatttttttcttctggtattcccattatcATCCTCCCCATTTATAGGTGGAAAAATGAGGCTTAGAGATGTTAAATAGCCCTCCCAAGATCACAGAGGTAATAACTAACAGACCTAGTTACTGTAGTTCAGAATCCTCCTTTGTTCTGAACCACTGTGTTCTACTTTTCCCGTTCCACGGTTTTTTAACAGTTTTCTTAttcctttgattttaaaaatagctagaaTGTCTAAGCTTTTGGCTCCTctaagctttgttgttgttgtcttggTAATACATTACTCCCAATTTTGGGTTTCTTTGGGAGAAAGGGAATTTTGTTGGACTTAGTCAACAGTGGTAATGGATAGTACTTTTAACTGAATGAAtttgcaggactggaaaaatacCTGTCACAGAGGAAGAGCAGACCAATGTGCCTTACATCTATGCCATCGGTGATATATTAGAGGGGAAGCTGGAGCTCACCCCCGTGGCCATCCAGGCAGGAAGGCTGCTGGCTCAGAGGCTGTATGGTGGCTCCACTGTCAAGGTGAGTGTTGGGGCTGTCACCACTGAGATGTTATTCTTAGTGGTCCTCCTGATGCTCTGGGTAAGCTGGTGGTGAAGTTTTCCAGGTCTTGAATAATTTAGTTATTTTGATGATGGCATTCCCACATGTGCTTTAGTAACTATTCCAGGCAAGACATTGTTATGACCTCTCTATCTTTGTGATTTATTATGGACATTGTCACTCTCAGAATCAAACGAGGAGTAAAGTGAGCTTGAGTAAATCAAGTTTCAGCCCTGTTATATTCTGTAAATTCCTAATAGTTGCATCTTGCATCCATTCATTATTACCAATTGGTGTATAATGTTCTAAATCTATTTATGACACCTGACTAGGCTATAAAAGGATTTGAGGATGTAGGTAAATAATATAAGTCTTCAGAGCTGTTTGAAGTGATATTCAGGCTTTATTCCCCCATCCTTTATAAAAATAGATCTGCTCTTGGAATGTTGAATGTGTTATATGAATGttctaaagttattttaaaagtcagcGT
This window encodes:
- the TXNRD1 gene encoding thioredoxin reductase 1, cytoplasmic, whose product is MNGSKDLPEPYDYDLIIIGGGSGGLAAAKEAAKYDKKVMVLDFVTPTPLGTRWGLGGTCVNVGCIPKKLMHQAALLGQALRDSRNYGWNVEETVKHDWERMTEAVQNHIGSLNWGYRVALREKKVTYENSYGEFVGPHRIKATNNKGKEKIYSAERFLIATGERPRYLGIPGDKEYCISSDDLFSLPYCPGKTLVVGASYVALECAGFLAGIGLDVTVMVRSILLRGFDQDMANKIGEHMQEHGIKFLRQFVPIKVEQIEAGTPGRLRVVAKSTNGDQTIEGEYNTVLLAIGRDACTRKIGLENVGVKINEKTGKIPVTEEEQTNVPYIYAIGDILEGKLELTPVAIQAGRLLAQRLYGGSTVKCDYENVPTTVFTPLEYGSCGLSEEKAVEKFGEENVEVYHSYFWPLEWTIPSRDNNKCYAKVVCNIKDNERVVGFHILGPNAGEVTQGFAAALKCGLTKDQLDSTIGIHPVCAEVFTTLSVTKRSGGNILQTGC